Within Sandaracinaceae bacterium, the genomic segment CGTCGTGACCGATGACGGCCGCCATCACTGCTTCTCTCAGCTCGGCGCCGGCTCCTTCGTGCCGGGAGTGCACACGCACCTGAGCTCACACGTCGTGGTGCACCCGACCGCCCTCGTGGTGGAGGAGTCGCGGCTCGCCGCGCAGGGCGTGACCGACGCGTGGACCCGCCTGAGCATCGACGAGCGCGCCCTCGTGACCACGCCCCATCACCAGGCGCTCTGCCGGCTGCGAGAGATCGCGCGCGGCGACGCGGCCCACGGCACGACCGGGGTGGGCGTCGGCGAGACGGTGCGGGCGTCCCTCGAGGCGCCGGGCCTGGCCCTCCACGTGCGCGATCTGCGAGACCGCGCGGGTCTCGCGCGGCGCCTCGCCGAGCTGCGCGACTGGTGCGCCGCGCAGCTCGACGGCGCGTGCAGCGATCCGCGCTGGGTGGCCGAGCGAGAGGCGCTGCTGTCCCCCCGCACGAACGCGGCCTGGCTCGACGCGCTCGGCCCGCTGCTCGCCGCGCGGGTCGTCGTGGACGCCGAACACCTCACGCGGGTCCTCGCGCGCGAGACCGAGCTGGTCTTCGAGGGTTCGCAAGGTGTGTTGCTGGACGAGTGGCGCGGCTTCCACCCGCACACCACCTGGAGCACCTGCACGACGGAGAACGCCCTCTCGCTCCTCGACGGCTGGGACGGCGAGGTCGAGCGGCTCGGCGTCCTGCGGAGCTACGCCACCCGCCACGGCGCAGGGCCGTTCCCCACCGAGGTGGACGCGCTGCGAGAGCTCCCCGAACCGCACAACCACGACGTCGGCTGGCAGGGCCGCTTCCGCCGCGGCTGGCTCGACCTGCCGCTCCTCCGCTACGCGCTCGCGTGCTGCCCGGTGGACGCGCTGGCCGTCACGCACCTCGACCGCGTTCACGCCGACTGGCGCGCCTGTGTGCGCTACGAGGAGGATTTCGTGCCGATCCCGTCGGCCGACCCGCGCGACCTGGCGCACGCGGAGCGGCTCGGGCGGGCGCTCTCTCGGGCCACCCCCGTGCTCCAGCCGACCTCTCCAGATCTGGTCGGCTGGCTCTCGGCGAACGTGTCCGTCCCCGTGCGGCTGACGTCTCGCTCCCCGACCGCGCGAGGCAAGCGATGGGTCACTCAGCGTCCGCGAAGCGCGGCCCACGCGGCGAGGCCGAGGGCGACGGTCCCCGCGCCGAAGAGCGCGACGATGGGCTGCTCCCAGATGGACCAGACGATCATCCAGAGCATCAGACAGACGAAGAGGAGCGGCGTGAACGGGTAGCCCCACACGCGGTGCGGTCGGAGCAGGCCGGGGCGGCGCCAGCGGAGCACGAAGACCCCGAGCACGGTGAGCGCGGCGAAGAGCGAGAGCGTGAAGCCGATGTAGCCGAGGAGCGCGTCGAAGCTCGCGGTCAGCACCATCACGGTGGCGGCGGCGCCCTGCAGGCCGACGGCGATCACGGGTCCGCCTCCCGTCGCGCGCCGCGCGAGCATGGCGAGCGGGCCGTGGTCGGCGCCCATCGCCTCGAGCACCCGCGTGCCGGTCATGATCAGCGCGCCCACCGTCGCCACGAGCCCGAAGGCGATGATCGCGCTCAGCGCGGCGCCCGCCGAGGGGCCGAGCAGCGCGAGCGCCGCCACGTGGCCGACCTCCACCACACCCGACAGCTCCTCCGCCGGGGCGGCGCCGAGGAAGACCACGTTGACCGCGAGGTAGAGCACGGTGACCAGCCCCGTGCCGACGATGAGCGCGACCGGGAGCGCGCGGTGCGGATCCTTCATCTCGCCGGCCACGTACGCCGCCGCGTTCCAGCCGCTGTAGGAGAAGCTGACGTAGATGAGCGCGACCGCGAAGCTCGGCGAGAGCGTGGCCTCGAGCAGCGGCGCCTCCGCCGCTTGGAGCCGGGCCGGGTCGATGCCGAACGCGGCCACGGCCACGAAGCCGGCCACGAGCAGGATCTTGAATACGGTCAGGGCGTCTTGCATGAATCCGCCGACGCGCACCCGGAAGGCGTGGGCCAGCGAGCTGAGCAGGACGAGCGCGAGCGCGGCGGGCATCGCGGGCACCTCGGGCACCAGCGCGTGCAGGTAGCTGCCGAAGGCGAGGGCGGACGCGGCGATGGGCGCGGAGAAGCCGACCACGAACGAGACCACGCCGGCCACGAACCCGAGGGCGGGGTGATAGATCTCGCCCAGCAGGGCGTACTCGCCGCCGTTCTTGGGCAGCGCGGTGACGAGCTCCGCGTAGCTCAGCGCGCCCGTCATCGCGAGCAGCCCGCCGAGACCCCACGCGAGCAGGACGGCGGGGGCCGAGCGCAGGTCGGCGAGCAGCAGCCCGCTCGTCGTGAAGACGCCCGTGCCCACCATCGACGCCACGACGAGGAAGGTGGCGGTCAGCCCCGAGAGCCGTCGCTCCTCGTTCGACATGGCTCACTGTCTCAGGAGACGCGATGCACGGTCATCTTCATGCCGTGCTTGGGCCGCAGCGTGATCAGCGGCTCCATCTCCACCGGGTGCCCGGGCGCGAGGTCGAAGCGCAGCCGGCGCAGCATCGTCGCGAGGAGGAGCTGCCCCTCCATCATCGCGAAGCCCGCGCCGATGCACATGCGCGGGCCGGCCGAGAATGGAAAGTACTGCGAGCGGTGCATCGCCTTGACGCGGGCGGGCGCGAAGCGCTCCGGGTCGAAGCCCTCCGGGTCCTCCCAGAACGACGGATGGCGGTGCGTGATCCACTGCGAGAGGAAGACGAGCGAGCCCTTGGGGATGCGGTAGCCGCCGACCACGTCGTCTTCGCTGGGGCTCCGGCCCACCACCCACACCGGTGGCCGGAGGCGCATCGACTCCTGCAGGACCTGCTTGGTGTACTGGAGCGCCTTGCAGTCCGCCGCGGTGGCCGGCCGGTCTCCGAGCACCTCGATCGCCTCGTCTCGCACGCGCCGGGCGTGCTCGGGCGCGAGCGAGAGCAGGTAGAGCGTCCACGTCAGCATGTTGGCCGTGGTCTCGTGCCCGGCGAGGAACATCGTCATCACCTCGTCGCGCAGCTGCCGGTCGTCCATGCGCTCGCCGGTCTCTTCGTCCTCCGCCTCGAGGAGCATCTGCAAGAGATCGTCGCGGCGCTCGGTCCCACGTCGCCGCTGCTCGATGATGCCGAGCACGATGTCGTCGAGCGCCTTCGACGCCGCCCGGTACTGCCGGTTGCGGCGCGTGGGCACCGACTCCGGGATCACCATGGGTGCGTTGATGCGGCGGTTGGCCTCGTGCAGCACCACGTCGAGCGCCTTGCCCACCGCCTGCGCGCGATCGGACGGGTCCGTGCTCAAGAGCGTCTCGCCCGCGATGCGGAGCGTGATCTCCATCATCTCGTGGGCCACGTCGATCGCCTCGCCGCGGTCCGCGACGCGCTCGAGCCGCGTCACCATCTCGTCGGCCGCGCGCACCATCGCGCCCGCGAAGCCGTCGACGCGTTTCTTGTGGAAGGCGGGCTGCGCGATGCGGCGCTGCTTCAGCCAGAACTCGCCCTCGCTCGTGACCAGGCCGTTGCCGAGGAACTCGCGCAGCCGCCCGTAGCCGCGGGTCTGCTTGGTGTAGAGGCGGTGGTTCTTCTGAAGGACCTGCTCGACGTGGTCGGGATGCGCGAGCAGCGTCGCCGGCATGCCGAGGAAGTGGAACCGCACCACGTCGCCGTGGGCCATGAAGGCCTCGGTCAGGAAGCGGAGCCGGTGGGTGAGCATCGGGCGGTAGTGCCCGAGCACCGGCACCCCGGCGGGACCTGGCGGCCAGGGATATCCGTGATGGTCGACCCCGCTGCGCCGGGCGCGCGCCGACTGGATGGCCGAGCGGGCCACGCGGCGGAGGTTCACGCGGGCCTCCCCCTCAGCGCGGCGAGCGCGGCGCCGAGACCCTCTCGCAGCGCGTCGGTCGCCGCGCCGTCGACGTGATAGCCGCCGCGTGGACGGCCCTCCTCGAGCGCGAGCCAGAAGGTGGCGCGCTCCTCGGCGGGGCCGCGCAGCGCCAGCTCGAGCCGCCCGGGGGTGACCTCGAGCGCGTCCCAGGTGAGCGGCCCGAAGGGCGCGCGCGCCCGGAGGCGCACCAGCGCGGCGACGAGCTGCGCCTCGGTCGGAAGCGCGCCGAGCGGATGAACCGGAGGCGCGAGCCAGGCCAGCGCCTCGGCGAGCTCCGCCCGGTGCGCGCCCGGATCGCCGAAGACCACGAACCCGCGGTGCGCCGCGATGGCTCCGTCGCCGTCCGGCCGGAGCTCCAGCCACGCGCCGCCGCGCCGCGCCGCCACGCTCCGCTCGGAGGTCTCCGTGACCGTCCAGTCCTCGCCCAGCCGCTCGCGAAGGAGCCTCGCCGCCCAGACCCCGAGCAGCCGGCCGCGCGGGTCGAGCCGCTGGAGCGTGCGCGCGTCGACGGGGTCGAGCCCCTCGATCCCGTGGAAGCGCGCGTAGGTCTCGAACACGCCGCTGCACCGGGAGTCGAAGACGCACGATCGACACGTGTCGGGTTTGAGCTTGTCGCGGCGCTTGACCAGGTACTTGTTCCACGGCCGGCTCAGCCGATCGTCCCCGTCGATCGCGATCGTCTCGGTGCGCTCGCCGTCGTGGTGGATCCACGGCGCGAGATCCGGCGCCACGCAGTAGGGGAGGTTGCCCAGGTTCACGTCGAAGCCGTCTTCGAAGCCGGCGATCATCTCGCGGAAGGGCCCGGCGAGCGCGGAGAGCGGCGGCATCATCTCCCGCAGCTCGGCCTCCGTCCGCTGCCCCGCGTCGAGCGGCCGCATCAGATCGAGGTGCAGCTGAACGGCCCCGAAGCGGTCCAGCAGGGCGGGGAAACGATCGACCTCCTCGTAGTTGGAGGCCACTACACACATGTTCACGGTCACGCGCTCGCCGCGCGCCTGGAGGTTCTCGAGGGTGCGGAGGATCCGCCCGAACGAGCCGGGCTTCTTGGTGGTCCGCTCGTGGCTCTCGCGGGTGGCGCCCTGGATGCTGATCCGCCAGGTGAAGTGGCCTCCTGTCTCCAGGATATCGTCCACGAACTGGGGGCGTGCCGTCTTCACCCCGTTGGTGAAGATCACGATCTCCTCGAAGCCCATCCCGACCGTTTCACGAATGATTTCGAGGAACCCGGGCTGAAGCGTGGGCTCCCCGCCGAGGAGCGTGATCTTGCGGTGGCCCACCTCGCGGGCCTGACGGATCTTCTCGACGATCGGGCCGGTGGCCATCGGTCCGGCCTCGCCGAACGCGGTCCGCTGACCGCTGACGCAGAAGACACAGCGGTTGTTGCACATGTGTCCGAGCTGGATCTCGATCTGCCGGTCTGGCTCCACCGCTCCAACCTACTCCATCGCCGCGGCGGAGAAAATGCGCGGAGCCCGCTGAAGGCGTGCAAAATCGTTGCTTTGTAGGCTGAATCGTGCAATCTGGGTCCCGCTCGTGGGGTAGGGACGGGCTGGGTCGTCCCATCTTTCGGGGGGTGTCAAAGGCGCCACCCAAAGCCCCGCACGAGGCGAGCTCGGGAGAGTACAGCCATGGCCACCAAGCGTCGGGCGGGCAAGAAGACCGCGAACAAGAAGGCCGCCAAGAAGACGGCCAAGAAGTCGACCGCCAAGAAGGCGGCGCCCAAGAAGGCGGCGAAGCGCGTCGCCAAGAAGGCGCCAGCCAAGAAGGCCGTCTCGAAGAAGGCGGCCAAGAAGTCGGCTTCGAAGAAGGCGCCCTCCAAGAAGGCGGCGCCCTCGAAGGCGGCGAAGAAGTCGGCTTCGAAGAAGGCGGCGCCCAAGAAGGCGGCGAAGAAGTCAGCCTCGAAGAAGGCGGCGCCCAAGAAGGCGGCGAAGAAGCCGACCTCGAAGAAGGCGGCGCCCAAGAAGGCCGCCTCCAAGCCCGCGCCGAAGAAGGCGGGCGCGAAGAAGGCCGCTGCGAAGAAGGCCGGCTCCAAGCCCGCGCCGAAGAAGGCCGCCGCGAAGAAGACGGCCGCCAAGAAGACGGCCTCCGGGGCCGCGCCCAAGAAGAAGAGCACCTCCAAGACCGCGCCCGCCAAGAAGAGCGCGTCCCAGAAGGCGCCCAAGAAGAAGGCCGCGTCAGCGCCGGCGTCCAAGTCGGCGCCGACCAAGACGACGCCGGCCAAGAAGCGGTCCTCGCCTGCGGCCCCCAAGGTCGACACCCACGACATGGACGCGGCCACACGGCGGCTCGCGGAGATGAAGGTCAGCGCCCACCCGGACGCCGGCCTCACCAACCGCCAGATCACGCAGCTCCACGGCACCCTCGTCAAGGAGCGGGCCCGCAAGGTGCTGGAGCTCGAGCGGCACATGCAGGAGGCGCTCGGCGAGACCGCGGTCATGCCCGACGAGACGGACATGGCGCAGCGCAGCACCGAGCAGGCGTACCTCATCCGCTTCGCGGACAAGGAGCGCAAGCTGCTCAACGAGATCGACCGGGCGCTCGAGAAGCTCCGGGTCGGAGACTACGGCGTGTGCGAGGGGACCGAGGAGCCGATCGGCTTCAAGCGCCTCGAGCTCCGCCCCTGGACTCGCTACAGCGTGTCCTACAAAGAACAGATCGAGCGCGAGCGCAGCCAGCATCGGCGTTGATCGCTTGCGTTCGCGCGCGGGTCCGCTATGACTGCGGACCCCTCAGGAGGTCATGATGCGGGAGCTCATCCGTTTGGTGTCCACTGCCGGCACCGGCTACCACTACTACACGTCGAAGAACAAGCGCCTTCATCCGGAGAAGATGAAGATCAAGAAGTTCGATCCGGTCGCGCGCAAGCACGTGGAGTTCGTCGAAAAGAAGATGCCTTCCCACAAGAAGAACTGAGTTCCTACCAGTAAGACTGGGGGGAAGCGTATCTTTGGACGCATTTCGGACCCGGTGGGGAAATCCCTGCCGGGTTTCGTGCGTCCGTCGCCCGCTCACGCCGCCATTTGATCAGAGACCCCACATTATCGATACTGGCCCGCCGATGAAGTCGTTGCGCTGCACCCTGCTCACCCTCGCCCTCGCTCTCGCCGCCCTCGCCGCGAGCGCGCCCGGTCGAGCCGAGGCCCAGCGCACCCACACCGTGCGCTCGGGCCAGTCGCTCTCGCGCATCGCGCGCCGCTACCGCGTCGACGTCTGGGACCTGGCGCTGGCCAACCGCATGCGGCGCACCGACGCGCTCCGCGCGGGCCAGACGCTCACCATCCCGCCGCGCGGCGTGACCTACGTTCGACCCGGGCAGACCCTCAGCCACATCGCGCGCGACCACCACTGCTCGGTCGACGAGCTGGTCCGGCTCAACCGCCTCCGCCGCCAGAGCCTGCGGGCCGGGCAGCGCCTCATCCTCCCGGGCTTCCTCCCGGAGGAGCAGGAGGAGCGCGACTGGGGGGAGCCGGACGAGCCGGGCGTGGCGACCATTCGCCGCCGTGACGAGGTGGTCAGCGTGCGCCTCCGGGACGCGGAGGGGCGGGTCACCGAGGAGGCGCTCCAGCAGCTCGCGCGGCTCATGCGCCGCCACGACGACGACGCGGCCGAGCTTCCGCATCCGCGCCTGGCCCTGCTGCTGGCGGCCATCAGCGACGAGTTCGGCGGGCGGGAGATCCGGCTCGTGAGCGGCCGGCGCGAGGCGGGCGGCTACACGCGCGAGTCCAGCCGGCACACCGAGGGCCGCGCCACCGACATCCAGGTCCGCGGGGTCCCGCGACGCACCCTGTGGAACTACTGCCGGACCCTCCAGCACACGGGGTGCGGCTTCTATCCGCGGAGCACCTTCGTGCACGTCGACGTGCGCGGGCAGAACGCCCAGTGGGTCGACTGGAGCCGCCCTGGCGCGCGCCCGCGCTACGGCAACCTCACGGGGCCCTTCCCGCGGTTCTGCCGCAACCGCCGTCGGCGCACCCATCGTCGCTGCGCGCGCGAGAACCGGCGCGTCACGGCCGCCGACGCCGTCGCCGTCGACGTCCGGCTCACCGAGGCCGCGCTCGCGCTCCTGCCCGAGGTCCCCGACGCCCAGGAAGATCCCGGCGAGCACGTCGACGAAGAGGCCGAGTACGAGACGGCCACCGACGAGCCCGAAGACGCCGAGACCGAGCTGACCGCGACCGCCGAGTAGCCACAGCGCCGGACCGTCCGGATCTTCGAACAAGCCGCGCGCCCGAGGGTTGAACCTCGCATGGGCACGTACACGCAGATCTATCAGTCGACCCGTGCGGTGGCGGCCCAGCGGCGCGGCCTCCGGATCGACTCGGCGCACGGCGCGGTCGATCGCGAGCAGGGCTCGTTTCCGTTCTCGTGCCCGACGTGCGGCGAGGGCGCGGTGGTCCAGACGACCTGCTTTCGCTGCGATGTCGACATGCGGCCGGCGGGCAAGAGCGTGCAGATCCCTCGGCCCGCGGCGCAGGACGAGACCCGTCGCTCGGCGGGCATGGCGGCGCTCGGGCTGGGGGTCGCGTTCGGTGTGCCGGCGGTGCTCTTCGCGGCCACGACCTCGATCGACGCCCAGCTGGGCTCGCTCATGCACGCGACCGAGCGGGGAGCGGGAATGTGGGCCCTCGCGCTGGTGGCGCCGGCCGCGCTCGCGGTCGCGCTGCTGCTCCTCGCGAGCTGGCTCCCTCGGGTCCGGCGTCGCGCGCGCTGGCTGGCCGGGCTGCGTTCGGCGCGCCGGGTGCTCGGATCGACGCCCAGCGTGGCGCCGAGCGCCGCCCCGGATCACGCGGAGGCGGCGGTTCGCGTCCGGGGCCGAGTCCGCGTGGTGGACGGCGCGCTGCACGTGTACGACGGGGACGCCTACGTGCGGGTGCCGCTCTCGACGCGCGTCCGGGTCATCTCGGCCGACGATCAGCCCTGCTTCGTGCTCTCCGACGGCGAGGAGGTCGAGGTGTTGGGCCGGGGCGGACGTGGGCTCGGCGCGGGCGAGGGCTACCGCGACGTCCGGGGACCGTTCACCTTCGACGGGGCGTCTCCGGTTCAGATCTACGTGCGCTGAGCGCGTCGATCAGATCAGCGCGAGCGCGGCGCCGAAGAGGGCGCCCGCGAGGGTTGCGGTCCCGATCACCACCGCCGCGAGCGGCAGCAGGGAAGGGTCTGGCGCACGCTTCGGCGTCGCGCGCCGGGCGCGCAGGGTCGCCAGCTCTCGGGGGCTGAAGACGGGACGGTCGAGGGCGGTCGCGTCGAGCTCGCCGCCGAACGCGGCGATCTCCCGGGTGGAGGGCCGGGTCCGGTAGCGGTCGCGCGGGGCGTAGCGGGGGGCGTGCTTCTTCGACGGCATGCGGCGCTCATCGCTCGCCGCGCGCGCTGGTTGCGTCCCTACCTCGTCAGCCAGGCGGGACGCGCGCCTCGAGGCGCTCCACGCGGGCGCGCAGCTCCTCGACGTCCATCTCCAGGCGCTGATCGCGCTGCGTGAGGGTCGAGAGATGCCGCACGACGAAGCGCTGCTGGCCCGCGAGGTCGAGCAGCGTGGTCTCGACGGCCGACAGGCGCGCGTTGCTCTGATCGAGGCGCGCGTTGGTCTGGTCGAGGCGCCCGCCGAGGTCGGTGCGCGTCGTGATCAGCTCGTCACGGATCTGCCTCAGGACCTCGAGGGTCAGGTTCTCGGGCTCGGTCATCGGTCGTCTCCAGGGTAGCGCCCGCCCGGGGATCGAGCGAGCGGTGGTGGAGACGAGCGCGCGGCGCCTGAACTGACGGAAAAGGGCTTGCGTGCGCCGAGTCAGTCTGCGCAGGCGGACTGGACGCGCGCGCGCAGCGGGCTCTGCGGGTTCTCGCGGAGGAAGCGCGTCGAGGCGGACCGCGCCTCGGCCTCGCGGCCGGCGCGACAGAGGGCGACCACGCGGGCGGCGTCGCGCTCGGCGGCCATGACCCCGTCGGGGTGGGCGCGCGCGTGCTGCGCGAGGAGCGCGAGAGCCGCGTCGGGCTCGCCGCGGTTGATCGCGCCCTGCGCGCGTCGGAGCAGCGCGACCTCTTCGGCCAGGTTGGCAGACAGATTGGGAGAGACGCTGGGAATCGGCGGCGCCGGATCGGAGCCCGCGGACCCCACCGTCGCGGGACGGGGGGAGAGCCGCGCACGCGAGGTCGGCTCCGGCGACGCCTGGAGGGGGCGCTCGACGTCCGCCTCCATGGGTGTGTCGGAGGACGCCTCGACGGGCGCCAGCGCGTCATCAGCCGGCTCGCTCTGGGCGACCTCGATGGGCGCCTCCTCGCCGGGCGTCTCCTCGAGGGGCGCGGTCGGGCTCCCGGCGCGGGCGCTCGAAGGGCTCGAGCTGGCCGCGGGCGACGCGGAGCGCGTCTCGGCCGAGGTCTGCTGCGCCGGCTCCGGCGCCCGGAACGCCTCGGTCCCCCCGATGACGACGGTTCCCCCTACCGCGCCAGCGACCAGGAGCGCGGCAGCGAGCTTGACGCTGGTCGAGAGCCCCGCGACCCCTGTCGCCGTGGCGGCCGAAGCGGCCGTGCCTGCCGAAGCGGCCGTGCCTGCCGACGCGGCCGTGCCTGCCGACGCGGCCGTGCCTGCCGACGCGGCCGTGCCTGCCGAAGCGGCCGTGCCTGCCGAAGCGGCCGTGCTTGTCGAAGCGGCGGCGGTCGAGGCCGCGGCCGCGGCTCCCCCCGCGGCGAGCGTCGCCATCAGCGCACGCTTCACCCGCGCGCGGTCCCCCGCGGTGGGCTCGTCCGCGCCGCGCGCCCCGTCGAGGAGCGCTCTCGCGTCCGCCGACAGCTCGTCGATTCCGTCGAAGTCGCTCACGCGCTCGCCTCCCGCGCCTGGTGCCGCTTCAGGGCTGCCTCGAACTTCTGTCGCGCCGCCCGGAGACGCGAGTACACGGTGTTGAGGTTCACGCCGAGGGAGTCGGCGATCTCCGGCGCGGTCATCTGCTCGAGCTCCGCGAGCACGAACACCGCGCGCTTGTCGTCGTCGAGCTCCGAGAGGAGGGCGTGCAGGAGCCGAACGCGCTCGCGCTGCTCGGCCGCGGCGGCGGGGCAGTCGGAGCCGTCGCCCTCGAGGACCTCGGGGAGCGGGGCGAGCCCGCCCTTGCGACGCTGCGTGCGCCGGTAGTCGGAGACCACCCGGAGCAGGATGCCGAACAGCCAGGTTTTGACCGTCGAGCGCCCCTCGAAATCGGCGAGCCGTCGATGTGCCACCACGAACACTTCCTGCACCACGTCATCCACCGACGGTTCGGGCACACCCATCCGACGCGCGCTCCTCCAGACGAAGTCGAAGCACTGCTCGTAGACGTCCTCCAGCCGGAGGTCGCTTCGAGGCGAAGACGCGTTCGCCTTCACGTCGAGCGTAGTGGCCGCAGCCGCCGCTCCCATCGCCTCTGTGTGGCCGGCCATCCTGGGTTCCGTGAAAGAAAAAGTCCGTCAGAAGCGAACGTGGGCCGAGAGCCCGAAGCGCCCCGCGGCGGCGGGCTGTGTGAACACGTCGAGGGGCACGGCGTCGCGGATCACGAAGAACGTCAGCGGGTTGAGAGGCACGACGAGATCCGCCTCCAGCCCCAGATCGAACCACCGAACGGGCGCCCACGCCACCGCGAGGCCCAGCGAGCCGCCGAGCCACGCGCCCGCGCCGAAGGTCGGGTCGCTGACGCCGAAGCCCCGACCGAAGAGAGCGCCGCCCGAGGCGCCGACGCACGCGCCGATCCATCGCGCCTCCGCGATGGGGCGCACACAGCCACGCGCCTCCAGGGTGAGCGCCATCAGCTCCACGCCCACGCCCGGGTTCTCCGCGGACAGACCGGCGCTGGGGCCGAGGAACGTCGCGCGCAGGCGACCGTCGATCAGCGGGACGCCGAAGCCGGCTTCGAGGGCCACGCCCGGGGCGGGCCCGGGCAGCGTGCCCACGTCGAGCAGCCCCACGGCGCCGACGAAGCCGCCCAAGGTCGCGTCTTCGACCCGGGCCGGCGGTCCCGAGGGTGCGGGCTCCGGGATCCGGATCTCGACGACCCGCTCGGGCTCGAAGCTGCGATCGGGCGAGCCGACCTGGGTCGCGAGCCGAGGGCGCACGGGCACGCTCAGCGCCGCCGCGAGCCGGGGCGGGGGCGCTGGGGACGGCGGCCGCGTGAGGGGGGAGGGCTCGGGCTCCACCCGCGTCACCGCGACGGGATCGATCATCAGCGCGAGGATCAGCGCGGTGGCGGCGGCGAGCTCCTCGCACCACTCGCCCTCGATCGTGCGCTCGCCCGGCACGCCATCGGTCTCGGTCGTCAGGACGAGCCGAAAGCCCATCTCCGTTCGTGTGGTCTCGGCCTCCGCGACGGTGGGGGAGTCGGGCCAGTCTCCTCCGAGCAGGCGCGCGACCTCGGCGCGCACGGCCGCCTCGCGGGGGCACTCGGGAGGCGCGCTCCAGCGCAGCGCGCTCGGCTGCGCGGAGGCGGCGGACGACGAGAGCAGGGCGAAGAGAAGCGCGGCGGCGGTGGAGACTCGCCTCACCGAGAGGTCATAGCACTTCCACCGGCGGGGTCGTCACGAGAGGGGGCGCGCGGGATGGTGACGTCGACGACCACCGGCCGGTGATCGGAGCCCGCCCCGATCCCCTCTCGGACCGCCACGGGGACGACGTCGGCGCTGGCGAGCACGTGATCG encodes:
- a CDS encoding amino acid permease, which encodes MSNEERRLSGLTATFLVVASMVGTGVFTTSGLLLADLRSAPAVLLAWGLGGLLAMTGALSYAELVTALPKNGGEYALLGEIYHPALGFVAGVVSFVVGFSAPIAASALAFGSYLHALVPEVPAMPAALALVLLSSLAHAFRVRVGGFMQDALTVFKILLVAGFVAVAAFGIDPARLQAAEAPLLEATLSPSFAVALIYVSFSYSGWNAAAYVAGEMKDPHRALPVALIVGTGLVTVLYLAVNVVFLGAAPAEELSGVVEVGHVAALALLGPSAGAALSAIIAFGLVATVGALIMTGTRVLEAMGADHGPLAMLARRATGGGPVIAVGLQGAAATVMVLTASFDALLGYIGFTLSLFAALTVLGVFVLRWRRPGLLRPHRVWGYPFTPLLFVCLMLWMIVWSIWEQPIVALFGAGTVALGLAAWAALRGR
- a CDS encoding cytochrome P450, whose translation is MNLRRVARSAIQSARARRSGVDHHGYPWPPGPAGVPVLGHYRPMLTHRLRFLTEAFMAHGDVVRFHFLGMPATLLAHPDHVEQVLQKNHRLYTKQTRGYGRLREFLGNGLVTSEGEFWLKQRRIAQPAFHKKRVDGFAGAMVRAADEMVTRLERVADRGEAIDVAHEMMEITLRIAGETLLSTDPSDRAQAVGKALDVVLHEANRRINAPMVIPESVPTRRNRQYRAASKALDDIVLGIIEQRRRGTERRDDLLQMLLEAEDEETGERMDDRQLRDEVMTMFLAGHETTANMLTWTLYLLSLAPEHARRVRDEAIEVLGDRPATAADCKALQYTKQVLQESMRLRPPVWVVGRSPSEDDVVGGYRIPKGSLVFLSQWITHRHPSFWEDPEGFDPERFAPARVKAMHRSQYFPFSAGPRMCIGAGFAMMEGQLLLATMLRRLRFDLAPGHPVEMEPLITLRPKHGMKMTVHRVS
- a CDS encoding radical SAM protein; translated protein: MEPDRQIEIQLGHMCNNRCVFCVSGQRTAFGEAGPMATGPIVEKIRQAREVGHRKITLLGGEPTLQPGFLEIIRETVGMGFEEIVIFTNGVKTARPQFVDDILETGGHFTWRISIQGATRESHERTTKKPGSFGRILRTLENLQARGERVTVNMCVVASNYEEVDRFPALLDRFGAVQLHLDLMRPLDAGQRTEAELREMMPPLSALAGPFREMIAGFEDGFDVNLGNLPYCVAPDLAPWIHHDGERTETIAIDGDDRLSRPWNKYLVKRRDKLKPDTCRSCVFDSRCSGVFETYARFHGIEGLDPVDARTLQRLDPRGRLLGVWAARLLRERLGEDWTVTETSERSVAARRGGAWLELRPDGDGAIAAHRGFVVFGDPGAHRAELAEALAWLAPPVHPLGALPTEAQLVAALVRLRARAPFGPLTWDALEVTPGRLELALRGPAEERATFWLALEEGRPRGGYHVDGAATDALREGLGAALAALRGRPA
- a CDS encoding TraR/DksA C4-type zinc finger protein — encoded protein: MATKRRAGKKTANKKAAKKTAKKSTAKKAAPKKAAKRVAKKAPAKKAVSKKAAKKSASKKAPSKKAAPSKAAKKSASKKAAPKKAAKKSASKKAAPKKAAKKPTSKKAAPKKAASKPAPKKAGAKKAAAKKAGSKPAPKKAAAKKTAAKKTASGAAPKKKSTSKTAPAKKSASQKAPKKKAASAPASKSAPTKTTPAKKRSSPAAPKVDTHDMDAATRRLAEMKVSAHPDAGLTNRQITQLHGTLVKERARKVLELERHMQEALGETAVMPDETDMAQRSTEQAYLIRFADKERKLLNEIDRALEKLRVGDYGVCEGTEEPIGFKRLELRPWTRYSVSYKEQIERERSQHRR
- the rpmG gene encoding 50S ribosomal protein L33 — encoded protein: MRELIRLVSTAGTGYHYYTSKNKRLHPEKMKIKKFDPVARKHVEFVEKKMPSHKKN
- a CDS encoding LysM peptidoglycan-binding domain-containing protein codes for the protein MKSLRCTLLTLALALAALAASAPGRAEAQRTHTVRSGQSLSRIARRYRVDVWDLALANRMRRTDALRAGQTLTIPPRGVTYVRPGQTLSHIARDHHCSVDELVRLNRLRRQSLRAGQRLILPGFLPEEQEERDWGEPDEPGVATIRRRDEVVSVRLRDAEGRVTEEALQQLARLMRRHDDDAAELPHPRLALLLAAISDEFGGREIRLVSGRREAGGYTRESSRHTEGRATDIQVRGVPRRTLWNYCRTLQHTGCGFYPRSTFVHVDVRGQNAQWVDWSRPGARPRYGNLTGPFPRFCRNRRRRTHRRCARENRRVTAADAVAVDVRLTEAALALLPEVPDAQEDPGEHVDEEAEYETATDEPEDAETELTATAE
- a CDS encoding sigma-70 family RNA polymerase sigma factor, whose product is MGAAAAATTLDVKANASSPRSDLRLEDVYEQCFDFVWRSARRMGVPEPSVDDVVQEVFVVAHRRLADFEGRSTVKTWLFGILLRVVSDYRRTQRRKGGLAPLPEVLEGDGSDCPAAAAEQRERVRLLHALLSELDDDKRAVFVLAELEQMTAPEIADSLGVNLNTVYSRLRAARQKFEAALKRHQAREASA